The Pygocentrus nattereri isolate fPygNat1 chromosome 12, fPygNat1.pri, whole genome shotgun sequence genome includes the window GGATTAGTCATTACTCATATCTGACAGTAGAGCAATCCATCCCACATAATTATAGCAAGCGGAGACTTAGTAGTTAGACTAATGCACAAATAGTGTTGGGAAATGTCTGTATTTCCAATGGccagtaaaataacagcaaatagATCAACCATTAATTTAATGTTAAGGTCCTAAAATCTGCACCAGCTCTTGGTTTCAGGTTTCTCCCTTCTGTCAAATGTAGTTGGAGTGTGGTGTAAAAAAGTGTAATACGTTTTATTGTTTGCAACTCACGGTTACATTCTCATAGTCATCAACACTGCAAGAGTCGTCATCAGGAGGCTTGGTTCTGCGTCTTGTGTTCTTCAGAACAGGGAGTTAGAGAATAGATCAGAAAATGGATACATTTTTAACCAATTCAACAGGAGGGTTAATAGACCCACCACTGACTGGCTGATATCCAGAATACTGTAAGAACTCACCACATAGTCCGGTTCATTCATATTTCTGGTCTGCCTTTTCCTCCTGCTcacaaaaattaaataaatgcacttAAAATAATATGGAGACTCTTAAGCTCTTAAGTAGGAAGCTCTTATGTATTCTTTTTAGGCACCAATTTGGTGCGCACTAGATATTGTTATGTTGCTATATTATCCATGTTCCTTTAGAGACTTTGTAAATAATTAAGATTAAAAGATGTGGATTTGTATTAATAATTCATGATTcaattacatttttgaaaatgcaactagtaaaataataatagtaactgTCTTTAAAGTATTTAATTATTCTCACCTTTTCCAGAAAAATGCAGCGAGAAAAACTGCAACTTCACAAAGTCCGACTCCAGCAGCTGCATACAGAGTCACTAAGTGACCTGCAAagaacaaacacattcataatcAGAAATGTAACCATAAAACTGCAATAATTAGTAAAACAATTGATGAATGACTTTAATAATTACTCCTTAATCATGAGATGCAGGAATTGAAACATATTCACAAAGTCGTGTGTCTCACCGTTTAAATCGACTGTCACCAGATCTGATCTCTGAGCTCCATGCTGATTCTGAGCCTCACAGTAGTAAGATCCCCTCTGCAGAGGACTGTAACTGTGTCCAGATCCTACAGGTGAGGTTCCACCTtctttaaaccaggtgtagaTCTTTACGggtgggtttccatcactgctgcaggtcagagtcactgaactgccctccactttttcaccagagggactgatggacactgagacattctttggaggatctacagtagacaagaaaagaaaagaaaaaaaagaaataatactTGTGTTTACTGACATGATCTTAATACAGCTGAAATTATATTAATACATCAACATTCATTCACATGCAACATTAATCTTCACAGCAGTGGATCTTCTCTCTCCATGATCATTCCGACTCTGGCATATGTATTCTCCACTGTTCTCTGATCTGATGTTGGGGATgctgtaggtttttccttctcctactgATGTTGATCCCTTAAACCAGGTGTAGatcttcacaggtgggtttccatcactgctgcaggtcagagtcattgaactgccctccactatttcaccagagggactgatggacactgagaccCTCTTTGGAGGAtctgaaacagacaaaacaaaaatgataatGATCTTTGTGATTTCTGGGCTTCCTCAAATCATCTAATACAGCTTAAAACAATCACAAGAAGCTTACAAAGAACATTAATCTTCACAGCAGTGGATCTTCTCTCTCCATGATCATTCTGACCCTGGCATGTGTATTCTCCACTgtgctcagatctgatgttgggaatgctgtaggtttttccttctcctactgGCGTTGATCCCTTAAACCAGGTGTAGatcttcacaggtgggtttccatcgctgctgcaggtcagagtcactaaACTGCCCTCCACCATTTCATCCgagggactgatggacactgagaccCTCTTTGGAGGAtctgaaacagacaaaacaaaaatgataatGATCGTTGTGATTTCTGGGCTTCCTCAAATCATCTAATACAGCTTAAAACAATCACAAGAAGCTTACAAAGAACATTAATCTTCACAGCAGTGGACCTTCTCTCTCCATGATCATTCCGACACTGGCATGTGTATTCTCCACTgtgctcagatctgatgttgggtatgctgtaggtttttccttctcctactgTTGTTGATCCCTTAAACCAGGTGTAGatcttcacaggtgggtttccatcactgctgcaggtcagagtaactgaactgccctccactatttcaccagagggactgatggacGCTGAGACCCTCTTTGGAGGAtctgaaacagacaaaataaaaatgattatgatCTTTGTGATTTCTGGGCTTCCTCAAATCATCTAATACAGCTTAAAACAATCACAAGAAGCTTACAAAGAACATTAATCTTCACAGCAGTGGACCTTCTCTCTCCATGATCATTCCGACCCTGGCATGTGTATTCTCCACTgtgctcagatctgatgttgggtatgctgtaggtttttccttctcctactgTTGTTGATCCCTTAAACCAGGTGTAGatcttcacaggtgggtttccatcactgctgcaggtcagagtaactgaactgccctccactatttcaccagagggactgatggacGCTGAGACCCTCTTTGGAGGAtctgaaacagacaaaataaaaatgattatgatCTTTGTGATTTCTGGGCTTCCTCAAATCATCTAATACAGCTTAAAACAATCACAAGAAGCTTACAAAGAACATTAATCTTCACAGCAGTGGACCTTCTCTCTCCATGATCATTCCGACCCTGGCATGTGTATTCTCCACTgtgctcagatctgatgttgggtatgctgtaggtttttccttctcctactgATGTTGATCCCTTAAACCAGGTATAGATCTTTACaggtgggtttccatcactgctgcaggtcagagtcactgaactgccctccactatttcaccagagggactgatggacactgagacgttctttggaggatctaaagatatttttaaaatgtcaataaCTActcataataatattattatttagacATGTATTATCATTTTTGCTGTTAAAACTGTCTTATACAACTCTTTACAGCATAGAGATGGTGACTTGACTCATGACTTAACATGCACTTAGCTGATTCGCATCTTGACTCATTAACTGACTGAAGACTTGACTTGAACACGTGCTTAACCGACTTGTGACTCAACTCACATGCACAAAATTAACTTGCGATTCTACTCTGATATGCACTCAACTAATTCAGGACTCGGTATGGGCAGTCACTTAAATGGTTTCTGACTTGACTCGGATGCACACACAGTTGGTGTTTAGCTTAGTAATTTGCAAAGTGTTGCCAACACCTTCTGTTGCACACTGAACCTTCTTTGCTTGTGTTCTTCTGTGTCTGACCTGTATTTGTTGTCCATATTTCTGATctgctctttctgtctttgccgtttttggtttgtttgtggGATTTTGTCTGAGGCTTTGGtttttgaacttgaacttgttTTTTGCCTTCTCTCTGGATGTCCCAATTGTTCTGGTTCTCTTACTCTCTGACCTTAGCCTGGTTCTGACTGTCCCTTCTATACCATTACCAAAACCTCAAGTAACCTTCAACCTTGTCCTTTTATCTGTGATCGTCTGATCTGTGCTGACATTGTAACACTCCAACTTTATTTGTGTGAAAAGTTTTTTCTTCTAATGGGCACTTTTGGTATTAattcttagttttttttagttcagtttGCAGCTTGTAGCAGCATCAGGTTTAACAGTTTTACATTCACAGGCctttcattgtagagaaacattcAGTTAGATGGACAGAATGAAGTTCTATGGACACAAGTGGTGTccaaaataaaaaggtaaatttGGCAAAAGCTAGTTTACTTTAGTCAGATAATCTAGTAAAAGTTTTAGTaattgttttagttttagttatgAATCACATTCTTTTAAGACTTGCTGAATTGTAGTGGCCTAATCAacctttttaaattattttagacCCTTTGTTTAAAGTgcaagcggcttagaaaatgggaTGTTTAAAGTGCTGTATTTATCGTGTGTAGCACTTCAGTTCTTCTAGAAAACTTCTTATAATGCAAGTCTTGGTATTTACAGTGTCAAACTTGAAAGGTGCAGCTAATAATGACACTGAAATTCTCTGAGAGATTTAAGACTCGACTAGACTTGCGTTAAGCTACATGACTTATACTTCTCTGAAAATGTGGcatataaagaaaaatatgagCTTCACTCACATCTGACTCTGAGGCTGTGAGCAGTAGAGCGGAGGTGTTGAGATCCTCTTACAGCACAGCTATAACTGCCTGCATCCTCACTGCTGACCGTCTGCAGGTGGAGCTGGTTGTTCTTGATGATCTTTGTGGTTAAAGGACGTCCATTTTTGTACCAGATGAATGTTGGGTCAGTCAGACTGCAGGTGGTCTTACATGTCAGATCTgctgtttctccctctgtcACTTCTTCAGGAGCTTCTACATGGAGTTCTAAGATAAATGGAGAAACATCAGGCTGTATAAAAACGTCCTGTCTATCTGTCTTAAGTTatgatctgacaggtcaagataagattttttcacacaaagcaaatctgatcttaattcAGGAATTTTGTCTCCTTTTACAGCACCTTTTCTTTAAATAGGAACTATTAACTAACTTTATCAAAGTCAACAATCAACTGGCGAGTCTCTTAGCTGGCAACCGACCACATATGCAGAGCTGAAACATGAACATGCAACCAAAATAACCAAGTTAACCAGACAGTTATCTACCATTACTGATGTGAAACAGGTCAAACTAAAGTGCAATAAAATTGAAGTTTAGAGTATTATGTCATGCTGTTTATTGCTGCTCTTCAATTTTgatttcccaaacactttagctGACTAACATATTCCTACTGAAAAACAGACATATATTTGGCTTTGACACCTCATTATTCACCGCAGTCATTATTTTatcaacaacacacaaacataataaGAGGGGATGGTAGCAatctttcaaaaaaataaataaataaacacacaagtCAAAACACAAGTTTTCAGTGTGGAAGAAATATGCTGCCCTTCGTAATAAATTGTTAGAAAGCAATAGATAAAAGCAGTTTAGACAGATCGGGGCTTGTCTAAAGAAATTGGGAAAGTATTTAGGAGGTTCAGTCTACAAAGGGTGTTTCTGTAATACTATTTTCTTCACTGGAGTTATTGGATAAGATTATGACCTTAAGAATTGTTGTTCTGTAAAAGCTTCTGTCCCAAAGTCCCTCCTAACTGAAGTGGTTGAGGTGACTAAAATCAATAAGATTGAGTTACTAAGTTCCTGTAATATGGCCTCAGATCAGAAAAGAAAGGCTGTAGATAATCATTCATCCATTTATTAAAGCTTAAAGTTCTTCCGTACTCTCATCATATGCTGAGAACTAAAGGGTTCacgtttaaaatgttttaaatggctGCAGTTGCTTTTCCTTGTATAATGCAGTTATGATCAGTTTTGACTTTGGAAGGTGAATAAAAAAGAAGgtttaaagcagagaaaacagtgCAGGACTAAATCAGGTCTGATAAGGAAAATCTACTTAGTGTGTAATGAAAATCATTAATATAATGACTGATGTAAAGCAACAGGAGGCAGAGTGTTCATTAGTAAGAAACACTGCTCTAAAACTAAGACTGCGTGATCATTGAGATCCCAATGGTTTAACTCACCTGTAACTCTGAGCTGAACTCCAGGTGCACCCacccatctttctttttctacatTAGTTTTGATTCTAAAGCAGAACTGATGTTCATCCTTCTTCACTACATCACTCAGTTTGAGGAAgaagtgtttctgttcatcagtGAAAAACTCGACTCTGCCTGAATAATCTGGGTCTTTACTCAGATCAGACGGCTCCACCCCTGGAGCTGGATGTTTAACCCAGAAAGTCTCTGTCACTGTGAGACCTTCTGGGTGAGTAAAAGTTCCGTTCATAAACACTGTGGATCCTTTTAAAGCACAGATTTCCTGTTGGTTGTACTTCACACTCCACTCTGCTCCAAAAGCTCCTGAAACATATGATGCATGAAAGAGCTGATTACAGAGTCTGGAGCCCATAAGACAGTCAGAGTTACTGTAGCTTATAGCttcacttctctcctctccaactCCAGCAGCTACTCTACACCACTGAGCTGATTCCGAGAGAAACCATGAATGACGAATGATCAATATGGTGAATATTCCACACTTTAGGCCATGAACTAATTCATGTTCAATCATTTTATACTTGTAAATCATTTACGAGTCTATGATGTTGTAGTGAAGATGTCACAGTTTGGATCTGATGACTCACCGATAATCATGAGCAAAAGGATCAGAAGAAGAGCCATTCTGGGTGATGTCGTCTCATCAATGCCTGCGATTTGAAACGGAAAAATTTCATGCAGTACctgaaatatttttatgcatttatgcgTAACATGTGGACTGTATTTTAATGAAGGTAGAAATGACTGTAATAAACGGTGAATCAATGCTGAATTGTGAGGAAAGAGATTAAACAGTTAAACTGGACAGGATGAGCATCTTTAACTGTGCTCTACCTACTAAAATACCTGCATTCTTTAAATGCTAAATTTCTCTTACATGATGTCTCTGCCATACCTGACCTTCTGTAACAAGAAGCTCCCCTCTATCATAGTGTGACGTAGACCTGCTTTCTCAAAGTTTCTTAGCAGCAGTCATGATGTGTGATACCATGAGTGATCGTCCATCTTCTTTCTTTTAAAAGATAATAATTTGCTAAAGCAGTTCCCGTCCAGTGTTTCTGTTCCTGAAAACATGCTTTCTAACTTCCCGATTGTGTCTGAAAGTCTCCATACATCACATCCATATTAGTGTATTACTCGTTTAATTAAAGTTTCACAGTTTTGAGTACATTATAAGATTATTCTCCTCAGCCCCAAGACTGGACACTTTAAAGCTAACAGTGTTTCTCTGCAGTTTACTAAACAACTAATCAATGAATTAAACTGGGAAACATATAATATTCAGTTCATTATCTGTAACGGTCCAGCCTTCACTGccagctgccagcagagggcaatgGTGGCAAGGGGCCATAcgttcagggaactccaattcccagaagccctcagGCTGATTAGGTACAACTAGACCCACCAAACAGTAAtgctttgtcacacctttgtagcaGGGTGACTGGTGTGGTACGCAGCCCTGGTGGgtatttgaacaaaaagaaaagagagctgaaagaagaaaagaaaaaaactacagaaagaAGATAAAGAGGGCTAAAAAGAATAAACTGCTCCAAAACtactgaaaatacaaaaaaagaggTTTGAGCTACAAACTGCTCTAATCAATAGAAAAGGGTTTTGCTCAGCCAAGAGCAAATAAGTGAAA containing:
- the LOC108413110 gene encoding B-cell receptor CD22-like, which codes for MGSRLCNQLFHASYVSGAFGAEWSVKYNQQEICALKGSTVFMNGTFTHPEGLTVTETFWVKHPAPGVEPSDLSKDPDYSGRVEFFTDEQKHFFLKLSDVVKKDEHQFCFRIKTNVEKERWVGAPGVQLRVTELHVEAPEEVTEGETADLTCKTTCSLTDPTFIWYKNGRPLTTKIIKNNQLHLQTVSSEDAGSYSCAVRGSQHLRSTAHSLRVRYPPKNVSVSISPSGEIVEGSSVTLTCSSDGNPPVKIYTWFKGSTSVGEGKTYSIPNIRSEHSGEYTCQGRNDHGERRSTAVKINVLYPPKRVSASISPSGEIVEGSSVTLTCSSDGNPPVKIYTWFKGSTTVGEGKTYSIPNIRSEHSGEYTCQGRNDHGERRSTAVKINVLYPPKRVSVSISPSGEIVEGSSMTLTCSSDGNPPVKIYTWFKGSTSVGEGKTYSIPNIRSENSGEYICQSRNDHGERRSTAVKINVAYPPKNVSVSISPSGEKVEGSSVTLTCSSDGNPPVKIYTWFKEGGTSPVGSGHSYSPLQRGSYYCEAQNQHGAQRSDLVTVDLNGHLVTLYAAAGVGLCEVAVFLAAFFWKRRKRQTRNMNEPDYVNTRRRTKPPDDDSCSVDDYENVTKAGLSAPPPDDDSSGDQDYMNITVSSKYLAVITTQYNCILRNAESK